The Apium graveolens cultivar Ventura chromosome 11, ASM990537v1, whole genome shotgun sequence genome has a window encoding:
- the LOC141697956 gene encoding separase isoform X1: MEASSLLSKLESSPDLENIHTLISNYLLPFTSTLTKKPPNSTKTLTDNTRALAKQFLPFLNRALSLIPKRLLSQSPKLNLKFADKLFDSYILCLNCLDSLSSQLSGKPYSVHLQRVRLVHCYLFWERYRDADSEGVSLLRSLWKLGGDGSRNEYVPDLKGEYGEDHEFAWLVVEIVVSLVKCVAMSRSKVESEFQRLLVMINEVMPWFRVLDANAYEKLHRVHVSYMSKCASLLVDDLNNFDDKLAHTFCLATFGELEKSSPKDQFLKFALRICYSLFSQQNNQSSVVAILACVLDSAASACKAGTHTTSMELLELVSYCANKSLHASSNINSTVAEKLQNIADGICLASSSPIDLLPSLYATGLFISNFCGQTMAKGSTSTRTDKNSSIYGFLLYNEHRLQNLTVFFQSLKSHYSSTKRISLHQMHSLTEHENTDLISYFSALKFLCKPLAEFVNFERETILSDIEDATSAARLNFIQDALHQYLDIFILCQRVSEKKRGAHDDNNKTTLSAAVATIVLSIRTKQRIKESATFIKNAISSDWIQSHGLKFLFASLYNVGVVLYKNNEMKEALLSLKLCYRASWTRLLTHCKMFVDKSIEFCGDLSEDSIVDLLAEACTRSAFVLDVLYRSDYNKVNKLITYSLEKWAAAQNIFDRLANPTTLLKQWVKIQCKISKVGDGENNAKTLYSLLSCSVQMSKRALGILLEQELLLYEELNPLNPTFCHRMRLDITDILLKEVYVTNTIQRSRVLIAKGREIRACGVERLDDCIECLSESISVMSKTNCNADCDSICSFYLANAYCLRALCTQEAEPDRKVLLLKRSLEDIDAAIKLWMNIDFPRLSGQIDMVFEKLLFLLYHVYDLLSLKGYIKFHSNIYEIMIRLFKWRSVPIKKLLAILWECRRLGHALCASPVNETFITTLLNYCDAANTMEFWLSCLKESQSLEVGFKQNFFYMFADFSLGSHHHGSSQSEITIGGIKQAVSNLLSSVPLPSGSASVAAFMYYDLGERLISNGQFIEALSYAKEAYQIRSKLFRETFMYNIDQQNGQTMQEHYYSLKNLVIFSSAATAAWFSECVSRDFESHVVTPWNVLQCYLESILQVGYIHEIVGNGSDAKTLLLWGKEISIFQDLPIFIISFSSVLGKLYCKEQMWDLAELELQKAQHLLEKLDSRSPFYCCKCKLVLEVTIDQQLGDLSRSRCDSNIDDLSVNRLLYAEKRYRVALKKLKNSEWKNSVSNPEEATISGTSSSSSSQSDYSETKIAFECCSMEETKGVQGITSKSRKVAKILPQGKCLTRQQNRMMTRSRRKNIECDQEVASENKIIFPSSDAVDNNTKIANFGNNDSIICKEIKCWYCLPHDVRESRCLINYIHMKWELVRRRLLVRVLTSIGKCLVIQDERQKGHEIFSECISVLVARNQFSPTYNAAPFSLKLDLIGSDIPGDVLAVERATVLYNLCWFILKYYRSKGTSAGSDFSGITIARVMSWLKLAFLICREVPVLFRKVSRLLAVLYICSSVEILSLSSSHSDAVTASQWGSYFHQASLGTHFNQQLYSEKARKQKGESFSGIKGCLSTLSLLGQETENSLRHAPDLLLREFVSNFYQSLPPAAIICVSLLGVAYASLLRELFSSHASVQAWILLSRLNSDSQPVFLLLPADSILGEALGDDETSSQGFLHENTDSVKRWRCPWGSTVVDDVAPVFKLILEQNYLSSSTFPLEDTKMIRSLWWTQRKKLDQRLRYFLRDIEEKWFGPWKFLLCSDWSDCKHLKLATNKLAEDLKVKCNVDLHESLLRVILAGGQHACESTRCVPELILNKGCHVDGVECNIDEMSMALKLILETIHGLEDICVTREPIILVLDHEIQMLPWESLPILRNQEVYRMPSVCSIFASLDRHDHEKLGTGSIIFPSIDPLDAYYLLNPSGDLPSTEVQFDKWFKDQNLEGKTGITPTIEELTVALQSHELFIYFGHGSGAQYIPNHEVQKLRTCAATLLMGCSSGSLSLSGSYSPKGAPLCYLLAGSPVIVANLWEVTDKDIDRFGKAMLDAWLRERSTEVASCAQCDAITDELKSLSIHEAKGKEKKKSSRNFLPETCDVGKCNPSCRHRPKLGTFMSQAREACTLPFLIGASPVCYGVPTGIKKKVIL; the protein is encoded by the exons ATGGAAGCTTCTAGTCTACTCTCGAAGCTCGAATCGTCTCCTGATCTCGAAAACATCCATACTCTCATCTCCAATTATCTCCTCCCATTTACCTCTACTCTAACtaaaaaacccccaaattcaacTAAAACCCTAACTGACAATACTCGTGCTCTCGCGAAACAATTCCTGCCTTTCCTGAACCGCGCTCTCTCGTTAATCCCTAAACGCCTGCTCTCCCAATCTCCGAAGCTTAATTTAAAATTTGCGGATAAATTGTTTGATAGTTACATTCTCTGTCTTAATTGCCTTGACTCGTTGTCGAGTCAGTTGTCAGGGAAGCCGTATTCTGTGCATTTACAGAGAGTTAGGTTGGTGCATTGTTATTTGTTTTGGGAGAGGTATAGGGATGCGGACAGTGAAGGAGTTTCGTTGCTACGGTCGCTTTGGAAGCTTGGCGGTGATGGTAGTAGGAATGAGTATGTTCCGGATTTAAAGGGAGAGTATGGAGAGGATCATGAGTTTGCGTGGTTGGTTGTGGAAATTGTTGTGTCACTTGTGAAATGTGTGGCGATGAGTCGAAGTAAAGTTGAAAGTGAGTTTCAGAGGCTTCTTGTCATGATTAATGAGGTTATGCCTTGGTTTAG GGTTCTAGATGCAAATGCATATGAGAAATTGCATAGGGTGCACGTGTCATATATGAGTAAATGTGCTTCTCTTTTGGTTGACGACCTAAACAATTTTGATGATAAATTGGCGCACACTTTTTGCTTGGCAACTTTTGGTGAGCTTGAAAAGTCATCACCCAAGGATCAGTTTCTGAAG TTTGCACTCAGGATATGTTACTCCCTGTTTTCACAGCAAAACAACCAGTCCTCTGTAGTTGCCATTTTAGCATGTGTGCTGGATTCTGCGGCCAGTGCGTGCAAG GCTGGGACCCACACTACTAGTATGGAACTCCTGGAACTCGTCAGTTACTGCGCTAACAAATCTCTACATGCCAGTTCAAATATAAATTCTACTGTTGCAGAGAAATTACAGAATATAGCTGATGGCATTTGTTTG GCTTCTTCATCACCAATCGATTTGCTGCCGAGTCTATATGCTACAGGGTTGTTTATAAGCAACTTTTGTGGTCAAACAATGGCAAAGGGATCCACAAGCACTAGAACGGACAAAAATTCATCTATATATGGATTTTTGCTTTATAATGAGCATAGACTCCAGAATCTAACCGTTTTTTTTCAATCACTGAAAAGTCACTACAGTAGTACTAAAAGAATCAGCTTGCATCAAATGCATTCACTTACGGAACATGAAAACACAGATTTGATTTCCTACTTTAGTGCCCTGAAGTTCTTGTGCAAGCCTCTTGCTGAGTTTGTAAATTTTGAAAGGGAAACTATACTTTCAGACATAGAAGATGCAACATCTGCTGCAAGGCTGAATTTTATTCAAGATGCACTCCATCAATATCTTGATATTTTTATTCTTTGTCAAAG GGTGTCAGAAAAGAAAAGAGGGGCACATGATGACAACAATAAAACAACTCTTAGTGCAGCTGTGGCTACTATTGTCCTCTCAATTAGGACAAAGCAAAGGATCAAG GAGAGTGCGACTTTTATCAAGAATGCAATTTCATCTGATTGGATCCAGTCCCATGGGCTGAAGTTCCTTTTTGCTTCTCTTTATAATGTTGGTGTTGTTCTCTACAAAAATAATGAAATGAAAGAG GCTTTATTATCATTGAAGCTGTGTTATAGAGCTTCATGGACGCGACTTTTAACCCATTGCAAGATGTTTGTAGACAAATCGATTGAGTTCTGTGGCgatctgtcagaggattcaatTGTTGATCTTCTTGCTGAGGCGTGTACAAGGAGTGCATTTGTTTTAGATGTACTTTATCGAAGCGACTATAATAAAGTGAATAAGCTCATTACCTACAGTCTCGAAAAATGGGCTGCTGCTCAAAACATTTTTGACAGACTAGCGAATCCTACAACTTTGCTAAAGCAGTGGGTAAAG ATACAATGCAAAATTTCTAAAGTTGGTGATGGAGAGAACAATGCTAAAACATTATATTCTCTCCTGTCATGTTCCGTCCAAATGTCGAAAAGGGCGCTTGGTATCTTACTGGAGCAG GAACTTCTTTTGTATGAAGAATTGAATCCGTTGAACCCAACATTTTGCCACAGAATGCGGTTGGATATTACTGATATTCTTCTAAAAGAGGTGTATGTTACAAACACAATACAGAGATCCCGAGTTCTCATTGCAAAAGGAAGGGAGATAAGAGCATGTGGAGTTGAAAGACTTGATGACTGTATAGAATGTTTGTCGGAATCTATTTCTGTAATG AGTAAAACAAATTGTAACGCTGATTGCGACAGTATTTGCTCCTTCTACTTGGCGAATGCTTATTGCTTGCGTGCACTGTGTACTCAAGAGGCTGAACCTGACAGAAAAGTGTTATTGCTGAAAAG ATCTTTAGAAGACATAGATGCTGCAATTAAGCTGTGGATGAACATAGATTTCCCCCGTCTGTCTGGGCAGATAGATATGGTTTTTGAGAAGTTACTGTTCTTGTTGTACCATGTATATGACTTGTTATCACTGAAG GGCTACATTAAATTTCATTCCAATATATATGAGATAATGATTAGATTATTCAAATGGAGGAGTGTGCCTATAAAGAAGCTTCTAGCTATACTATGGGAATGCAGAAGGCTAGGCCATGCTCTTTGTGCTTCACCTGTAAATGAAACATTCATTACGACCTTGTTAAACTATTGTGATGCCGCAAACACCATGGAATTCTGGCTGAGTTGCCTAAAAGAATCACAGTCATTAGAAGTTGGTTTTAAGCAGAACTTCTTTTATATGTTTGCTGATTTCTCACTGGGTTCACATCATCATGGAAGTTCTCAATCAGAAATCACCATCGGTGGAATCAAGCAGGCCGTGTCTAATCTCCTTTCAAGT GTTCCTCTTCCCAGTGGTTCAGCTTCTGTTGCTGCATTTATGTACTATGATTTGGGGGAGAGGTTGATATCTAATGGGCAATTCATTGAG GCTCTTTCATATGCCAAAGAAGCATACCAGATACGCAGTAAACTTTTCCGAGAAACATTTATGTACAACATAGATCAGCAAAACGGACAAACGATGCAAGAGCATTATTACAGTCTCAAGAATTTAGTCATATTTTCTTCTGCAGCTACGGCAGCTTGGTTTTCTGAATGTGTTTCACGAGACTTTGAAAGCCATGTTGTTACTCCGTGGAATGTACTGCAATGTTATCTTGAAAGCATTTTGCAG GTTGGATACATCCACGAAATTGTTGGAAATGGATCAGATGCGAAAACGCTTTTACTGTGGGGCAAAGAAATATCCATTTTTCAGGATTTGCCAATATTTATTATTTCATTCTCTTCTGTTTTAG GAAAACTATATTGCAAGGAACAGATGTGGGATTTGGCTGAATTGGAACTACAGAAGGCCCAGCACTTGCTGGAAAAATTGGACAGCCGGAGCCCCTTTTACTGCTGCAAGTGTAAATTAGTCTTGGAAGTTACAATTGACCAGCAACTTGGAGATTTGTCTAGAAGCCGCTGTGATTCTAATATAGACGACTTATCTGTTAATAGGTTATTATATGCAGAGAAAAGGTATAGAGTAGCACTTAAGAAGCTGAAAAATTCAGAATGGAAGAATTCTGTTAGTAATCCCGAGGAAGCAACAATTAGTGGAACCAGTTCTAGCTCTTCATCACAGTCTGATTACTCGGAAACAAAGATAGCCTTCGAGTGCTGTAGTATGGAAGAAACTAAAGGTGTTCAAGGAATTACTAGTAAGTCGAGGAAAGTTGCCAAGATATTACCACAGGGTAAATGTTTGACACGGCAACAAAATCGTATGATGACTAGGTCTCGTAGAAAGAATATTGAATGTGATCAGGAGGTTGCATCAGAAAACAAGATTATATTTCCTTCCTCTGATGCTGTTGACAATAACACAAAAATTGCGAATTTTGGGAACAATGACTCTATTATTTGTAAAGAAATCAAGTGTTGGTACTGTCTGCCACATGATGTTAGAGAATCCAGGTGTTTGATCAATTATATTCACATGAAATGGGAGTTAGTCCGCAGGCGGCTTTTGGTTAGAGTGCTCACCAGCATAG GAAAATGCTTGGTGATTCAGGATGAACGACAGAAAGGACATGAAATTTTCTCCGAATGCATATCCGTTCTAGTCGCTAGGAACCAGTTCTCTCCAACTTACAATGCTGCTCCTTTCAGTTTGAAGCTTGATTTAATTGGATCTGATATTCCTGGAGATGTACTGGCAGTTGAACGTGCAACAGTTCTATACAACCTTTGCTGGTTCATTCTAAAATATTATCGTAGCAAGGGTACAAG TGCTGGTTCTGATTTTTCTGGAATTACAATAGCAAGAGTTATGTCTTGGCTAAAGCTGGCATTTCTAATCTGCCGCGAGGTTCCTGTACTTTTTCGTAAG GTTTCCAGGTTGCTTGCTGTTCTGTATATATGTTCCTCAGTTGAAATATTGTCTCTGTCTTCATCTCATTCCGACGCAGTCACTGCAAGTCAGTGGGGTTCGTACTTTCATCAAGCTTCTCTTGGCACCCACTTCAATCAGCAGTTGTATTCAGAAAAGGCTAGGAAACAGAAAGGCGAAAGTTTTTCAGGAATTAAG GGTTGCCTTTCTACCTTAAGTTTACTTGGTCAAGAAACAGAAAATTCACTCAG ACATGCACCAGATCTACTTCTTAGAGAATTTGTGTCAAATTTCTATCAAAGCCTCCCCCCTGCTGCAATCATCTGCGTTAGCTTGCTTGGAGTTGCTTATGCCAGTTTGCTAAGAGAATTATTTTCTTCCCATGCCTCTGTTCAAGCATGGATACTTCTTTCACGTTTGAATTCAGATAGTCAACCTGTTTTCCTTCTTCTTCCAGCGGATTCGATTCTGGGAG AAGCTTTAGGTGATGATGAAACTTCCAGCCAGGGATTCCTCCACGAAAACACGGATAGTGTCAAAAGATGGCGTTGCCCTTGGGGCTCCACTGTAGTTGATGATGTAGCTCCAGTTTTTAAATTGATACTGGAACAGAATTACTTGTCTTCGTCAACATTTCCCCTAGAAGATACAAAAATGATAAGGTCACTGTGGTGGACACAAAGGAAAAAGCTAGATCAGCGCCTCAGATATTTTCTTAG GGATATAGAAGAAAAATGGTTTGGACCATGGAAATTCTTGTTATGTAGTGACTGGTCAGACTGCAAGCACCTAAAACTAGCAACGAACAAGCTGGCAGAGGATCTTAAAGTGAAATGCAATGTGGATCTACATGAGAGTCTTCTTAGAGTTATCTTGGCGGGCGGTCAACATGCCTGTGAAAGCACAAGATGTGTTCCAGAGTTAATTCTGAATAAGGGATGCCACGTCGATGGTGTGGAATGTAATATTGATGAAATGTCAATGGCGTTGAAACTTATTCTTGAAACAATCCATGGTCTTGAGGACATTTGTGTAACTAGAGAACCGATCATCTTGGTGCTGGATCATGAGATTCAG ATGCTTCCTTGGGAGAGTTTACCAATTTTAAGAAATCAGGAAGTTTACCGCATGCCTTCTGTTTGCAGCATTTTTGCATCCCTTGATCGACATGATCACGAAAAACTCGGAACAGGTTCCATAATCTTTCCATCGATAGATCCCCTAGATGCTTATTATTTGTTAAACCCCAGTGGAGACCTCCCTAGTACTGAAGTTCAGTTCGATAAGTGGTTTAAAGATCAAAATTTGGAG GGGAAAACTGGAATAACACCCACAATCGAAGAACTGACTGTTGCCTTGCAGAGCCACGAACTTTTTATCTACTTCGGTCATGGAAGTG GAGCACAATATATCCCCAATCACGAAGTTCAGAAGCTCAGAACATGTGCTGCTACTCTCTTGATGGGATGCAGTAGTGGATCTTTATCATTGAGTGGGTCTTACAGCCCAAAAGGAGCTCCATTGTGCTACCTTTTAGCTGGGTCTCCTGTTATTGTTGCTAATTTATGGGAAGTAACTGACAAAGATATCGATCGCTTTGGTAAGGCCATGCTTGATGCTTGGTTAAGAGAAAGATCGACGGAAGTAGCTAGTTGTGCTCAATGTGATGCAATTACAGACGAACTAAAATCTTTGAGTATACATGAAGCTaaaggaaaggaaaagaaaaagagttCAAGAAATTTTTTACCTGAAACTTGTGATGTTGGTAAGTGTAATCCTTCTTGTAGACACAGACCAAAGCTTGGAACTTTTATGAGTCAAGCTCGAGAAGCATGCACTTTACCATTTTTGATTGGAGCATCACCAGTATGTTATGGTGTTCCAACAGGCATAAAAAAGAAAGTAATTTTATAG